The genomic DNA TTCTTTCTCAATTGGAATATCATTCACTTCTACTTTATCAGACGGACTGACTTTAACCCCTAATTCTTTCACTACTTTTCCATTCACTTTCACTTTTCCTTGTAAAATCAGCTCCTCTGCCTTGCGCCTTGAAGCGACTCCAGCATGAGCAATTACTTTTTGAAGCCTTTCCATTTATGTCACCTCTTTAATGGTCAGCAAAAAATTCACTTTACCCTTATGAATTATGACACAAATTAGCTTGAAATCAAAGTGTCGCTATTTATTATTATGACAATAAAAAAGATACCTGTTTTCAAGGCATCTTTTCTTGTCCTATTATTTTCCAAAAATAAGCATCACAACGGCAAATGCTGCCACAAAACCGACGAGATCAGCCAACAATCCAACTTTCAAAGCATCGCCCATCTTTTTTATTCCAACTGCACCAAAATAAACAGTCAGAACATAAAAAGTCGTATCAGTACTTCCTTGAAATACAGAAGCAAGTCTGCCGATAAAAGAATCAGGCCCATATGCTGCCAATAAATCACTTGTCATTCCTAACGCTGCATTGCCTGATATAGGCCGGATAATGGCAAGAGGAACAATTTCCGGCGGAATTCCAATCGCCTTTATTCCCGGCCTTATAAGATCCATCAGGAATTCAAGTGCTCCGGATGCCCGAAAAACCGAAATGGCAACCAGCATTCCTACCAAAAATGGGATAATCGAAACAGCGATTTTTATCCCTTCTTTTCCGCCTTCAACAAAACTTTCGTAAGTAGGAACTTGCTTATATGTTCCATAAATTAAAATCAATCCGATAAGCACCGGAATAATCCAGAGCGAAATCGTTGATATGATTTCCATAAGATTCATCCTTTACGGCTTCGTTTTCGTCGGTAATAAAAATAACGATCAATCAAGACAGCTCCAACTGCAGAACAACATGTTGCAACTAATGTCGGTCCGACAATATCTGTCGGATTAGCAGAATGATAATTCATGCGGATTGCTATCACCGTTGTCGGTATTAAAGTAATACTTGAAGTGTTAATGGCCAAAAAAGTGATCATAGACCTGCTGGCACTGTTTTTGCCTCCGTTCAATTCCTTTAATTGTTCCATCGCTTTAATTCCCAAGGGTGTTGCAGCATTTCCTAGTCCGAACATGTTTGCCATCATGTTTGACAGGATGTAGCCCATTGCAGGATGATCTGGAGGAACTTCCGGGAATAAACGTTTGACAAGAGGACGAAAAAACATGGACATTTTAACTAACAGCCCCGAATCTTGGGCGATTCTCATCATGCCAAGCCAAAACACAAGAATGCTTATAAGACCTATGCAAAGTGTTACGGCTTCCTTGGCACCCTTAAATATTGCTTCATTTACTTCATTTATAGTTCCATTGATCATTCCAAAGACAATTCCGATTACCATCAAAAAAACCCAGATATAGTTAACCATTGCTCTTAACACCAATAACTAAAGTAAATATATTTCTAAAAAAATCAAAAAACGATTCATCATTCGTTTCAGAATTGCGATAATAAATTGGCTGGCTTGCCAACATTTTTTCATCTAAATAAACGATCGCCTTTCCGACTATGTTAGAGACTCCGCATTCCTTTTCCCATTTTTTCTTAGGTTTGATTAATTTATATTCTACTCTTAACTTGTCTTTTTCCTGATCTGTTAATGGAAACAAGAACGGATGATTAAGATATAAATGATTCTTATAAAATGAATTTTTCACGGCTTTTACCATACCTTTCGGTAAAATCTCGGCCATTTTATAATTGTTAAACGCCATTTCATACATATGGATATGGTCATTCCAATCATCTGGCCCATTTAAAGTAACAGCAATTAAATTCATTCCGTCCTTCTCGGCAGTTGAAACAAGTGTTCTCTTAGCTCTTTTCGTATAACCTGTTTTCCCCCCTGTACAATACTCATACATCTCTGTGAGCAGCCTATTTTTATTTCGCCAAATCCGATCCCAGCTTTCATCCGGGTTTGGAGCCCGGTAAACCTTAGTCCCAGATATTTCTCGATATTTTTTATTCATCATCGCATACCTTGTTAATAATGCCATATCATATGCAGTCGAATAATGATCCTCATGATCATCAAGTCCGTGTGGATTAGCGAAATGAGTATTTGACATGCCAATTTCTTCCGCTTTTTTGTTCATTAAATAAACAAACCCTTCAATACTTCCTCCTACATGTTCCGCTATCGCAACTGCTGCATCATTACCGGATCTGAGCATTAACCCGTACACTAAATCTTCCAATTTAATCTTCTCACCCGGTTTTAAAAAAACCGAAGATCCTTCTGCTCTTGATGCCCGCTCTGAAACTTTAACGGTTTCATTCAGCTTTCCTGACTCGATTGCAAGGATAGCAGTCATGATTTTTGTAATACTTGCAATTCTCCTTTTCGTAAAAGCATCTTTCTCATATAAAATCCTTCCAGAGTTCTGTTCAATTAAAATCGCGGAGGAAGCACTAACAGAAACAGAAGCTTCAATTTTCTGCGGGATATTTAACCATATCATAGAAATAATGAGTAAACAGATTGCTCGTTTCCACTTCCCAATCATTCCAGAAACCTCGTCTCTTTAAAATTGTTTGTACAAGTCTATGCCCTCTCCAACGAGGACATGCATAAAAAACGTGCATGAGTTTTAAATTCCTAACCAAAACATGAAAATAGGCTTCATTTTAAAACATAATTAACATAATAAGGCGGTGTGAGCGGAGCCAAGCACAAAATATTTACAAAGCTAAAATATGTATCTTGCTTAAAATAGGTTGCCTTTCTATTTCTGTCAGCACAGCTCCGCCCCTTTTCCACAAAAAAAGAAAACCGCTGATCGGTTTTCCTGCATTACTTCGTTTATTTTTTTAAAACGGTCTCCATTTTAGTTTTTCAGCTTTATCAAACCGTTCTTCAACGTCGCGCCAGTTTACAATTTTCCACCAATTCTTAACATACTCAGCACGCCGGTTCTTATATTGCAAATAATAGGCATGCTCCCAAACATCAAGGACAAGGAGAGGAATGGTATCCCACTGAGTCAATATCATGTGCAGCTCGGATTGTAGAATTTCCAAATGCCGTGACCTTGGAGACCAAACAAGAAGTGCCCAGCCAACACCTTCTACTTGTTTGGCAGCTTCAGAAAATTGCTTTTTAAAAGTTTCATAGCTTCCAAAATATTTTTCAATTTCTGTCAGAAGTTTCCCTTTTGGCCTTCCTCCCCCATTCGGGCTCATGTTATTCCAAAAAATCGTATGCAAATAATGGCCTGATCCATGAAATGCAAGTTCCCTTGACCAGTGTTTTACAAACGATAAATCCCCTGATTCTCTTGCTTTTTCCAAAGCTGTTTCAGCTTTGTTCAATCCTTCAACATAAGAACGGTGGTGCTGATCATGATGAAGTCTCATTATCTCTTCCGAGATGTAGGGCTCTAAAGCGTTATATTGGTAAGGCAATGGAGGCAATTGATGTTTTCCGGTTGCTACTGATGGTTCACTTATCCAAATAGACCCTACCTGCTGTCTTTCGGCAAAATATCGTTCCATTTCACCGTGCAGTTCTTCAACTTGTAACTGAAGACGGGCAAATTCTTCTGGTGAAAGTGGGTGATGAATCCCCTCGATAATTTCTGTGAACGTATCAAGCCTCGACCAGATTTCTTCATCTTTATCGACTTGTTCGGTTTCCAAAAATTCTCTCAGCTGATTATTCCACGTATATACGTTTTTCACATAATCTTTAAATCCACTCATCTAAGTCCCCGCTTTCCTGGTCATTTCCTTTTTCATCGTATGAAGCGGGTTTTAAAATCATTCTTTATTCTTTTTTAAGGTCATAAAAAAAAGCGGTATTAAGATTGATTACCGCTCTTTGCCAAGTATTTTATTTCGACTGAATCATTTTTGTCCGATAATCAGTCTCATAATATTCTAGTTCTTCCCGAATTCGCTGAAAATCCCCTTCAAGACTTTTAAGAACAGCACTTATGCTGTCAGGAACCTCACTCCGCATTTTAATAGAATTTTTACCCGTATAAGCAGATCGGCTGTCCTCATACCAGACGTCGTTTTTAGGTGAGAAAAATTCTTCAATACATTGATGATAAATCCGATAAAGAATTTTTTCAGCAGCCCCTTTAGAGAAAGGTTCGCTATTCATAATCACTTTGCATGCATCCAACCCTTCTTCACAATGCACGAGCAGTTTACGAATGTGGGAAAGGATGACTTTATAATATTCTTTATCACCCGGCAACTCTTTTTCTAATCCTGACAGGGTTGTTTCATTAAGAAACTGTTCCAATTCTGACACCGTTTTTTCCAAAAAATTTTTTACTTCTTCAACCTGATTTTTCACAATCGTATTCCCCATCTTTCCACCCCCGAAAATTATGAAAAAAATTATTGCATCTGAACTAAAGTTCAAACGAAGAATGCAGCTTGTAACCCCGTTAA from Bacillus methanolicus MGA3 includes the following:
- a CDS encoding spore maturation protein, translating into MEIISTISLWIIPVLIGLILIYGTYKQVPTYESFVEGGKEGIKIAVSIIPFLVGMLVAISVFRASGALEFLMDLIRPGIKAIGIPPEIVPLAIIRPISGNAALGMTSDLLAAYGPDSFIGRLASVFQGSTDTTFYVLTVYFGAVGIKKMGDALKVGLLADLVGFVAAFAVVMLIFGK
- a CDS encoding YpuI family protein codes for the protein MGNTIVKNQVEEVKNFLEKTVSELEQFLNETTLSGLEKELPGDKEYYKVILSHIRKLLVHCEEGLDACKVIMNSEPFSKGAAEKILYRIYHQCIEEFFSPKNDVWYEDSRSAYTGKNSIKMRSEVPDSISAVLKSLEGDFQRIREELEYYETDYRTKMIQSK
- a CDS encoding superoxide dismutase: MSGFKDYVKNVYTWNNQLREFLETEQVDKDEEIWSRLDTFTEIIEGIHHPLSPEEFARLQLQVEELHGEMERYFAERQQVGSIWISEPSVATGKHQLPPLPYQYNALEPYISEEIMRLHHDQHHRSYVEGLNKAETALEKARESGDLSFVKHWSRELAFHGSGHYLHTIFWNNMSPNGGGRPKGKLLTEIEKYFGSYETFKKQFSEAAKQVEGVGWALLVWSPRSRHLEILQSELHMILTQWDTIPLLVLDVWEHAYYLQYKNRRAEYVKNWWKIVNWRDVEERFDKAEKLKWRPF
- a CDS encoding D-alanyl-D-alanine carboxypeptidase family protein, encoding MIGKWKRAICLLIISMIWLNIPQKIEASVSVSASSAILIEQNSGRILYEKDAFTKRRIASITKIMTAILAIESGKLNETVKVSERASRAEGSSVFLKPGEKIKLEDLVYGLMLRSGNDAAVAIAEHVGGSIEGFVYLMNKKAEEIGMSNTHFANPHGLDDHEDHYSTAYDMALLTRYAMMNKKYREISGTKVYRAPNPDESWDRIWRNKNRLLTEMYEYCTGGKTGYTKRAKRTLVSTAEKDGMNLIAVTLNGPDDWNDHIHMYEMAFNNYKMAEILPKGMVKAVKNSFYKNHLYLNHPFLFPLTDQEKDKLRVEYKLIKPKKKWEKECGVSNIVGKAIVYLDEKMLASQPIYYRNSETNDESFFDFFRNIFTLVIGVKSNG
- a CDS encoding nucleoside recognition domain-containing protein, coding for MVNYIWVFLMVIGIVFGMINGTINEVNEAIFKGAKEAVTLCIGLISILVFWLGMMRIAQDSGLLVKMSMFFRPLVKRLFPEVPPDHPAMGYILSNMMANMFGLGNAATPLGIKAMEQLKELNGGKNSASRSMITFLAINTSSITLIPTTVIAIRMNYHSANPTDIVGPTLVATCCSAVGAVLIDRYFYYRRKRSRKG